In Vicinamibacteria bacterium, a genomic segment contains:
- a CDS encoding chorismate-binding protein, whose amino-acid sequence MFRISAKSRVSALPAARARGPLEFFREVRGDGGALMESAAFGSPGGTRSLVVPQGVIRLELRGSEATYRALSPMAESLLDALGDGRARERGSLRMTFPTGPGSPASPDEERLKAPSVLDSVRFLAGLVEDDPPGLAIPAGIYGAFSYELVDCWEDLPKRPPDPWHEPDVNVVLALDTVLFDHASGEVRIVTRATGPSEQAAADERHRRYEKALLKRGGSRSSCRRATTTKGAEADVSDETFLASVEKFLRHIARGDIFQGVLSRGLTMRSRAETLDVYEVLRETNPSPYMFHVDLGDGALLGASPETCLKLTGRSLEIRPIAGTAPRGFDDEGTIDEELDTRLAIGLLLDRKEQAEHAMLVDLARNDVARVSVPGTRRVAAPFTVEKYSHVQHLVSGVEGQLRPDLDALHAYRAAANMGTLTGAPKLRAMELIRETEPYARGFYGGAVGYLLQDGTFDSCIAIRSLRYGRGRYYTRTGAGIVADSLPERELRETEHKARAVRNAVAAAERAA is encoded by the coding sequence ATGTTCAGGATCAGCGCCAAGTCGCGTGTGAGTGCGCTTCCCGCCGCACGTGCCCGGGGACCTCTTGAGTTCTTTCGCGAGGTCCGAGGTGACGGCGGCGCGCTCATGGAGAGCGCCGCCTTCGGGAGCCCCGGAGGGACCCGGAGCCTGGTCGTTCCCCAGGGGGTCATCCGGCTCGAGCTCCGTGGCTCGGAGGCTACCTACCGTGCACTTTCTCCGATGGCGGAATCGCTCCTCGACGCCCTGGGCGATGGGCGCGCTCGGGAGAGGGGTTCGCTGAGAATGACGTTCCCCACGGGCCCGGGGAGCCCGGCTTCGCCGGACGAGGAGCGGCTCAAAGCGCCGTCGGTTCTCGACTCGGTGCGGTTTCTCGCGGGTCTCGTCGAAGACGATCCGCCGGGGCTCGCCATTCCCGCTGGGATTTACGGAGCCTTCTCTTACGAGCTCGTCGACTGCTGGGAGGATCTCCCAAAACGTCCGCCGGATCCCTGGCACGAGCCCGACGTCAACGTCGTGCTGGCGCTCGACACGGTGCTCTTCGATCATGCGAGCGGCGAGGTCCGGATCGTCACGCGCGCCACTGGCCCCTCGGAACAGGCTGCGGCCGATGAGCGGCATCGACGCTACGAGAAAGCACTCTTGAAACGAGGGGGTTCGCGCTCATCCTGTCGAAGAGCCACGACAACGAAGGGAGCCGAAGCCGACGTCTCGGACGAGACGTTCCTCGCGTCGGTGGAGAAGTTTCTCCGGCACATCGCCCGCGGCGACATTTTCCAGGGCGTTCTCTCCCGAGGGCTCACCATGAGGAGCCGAGCCGAGACGCTCGACGTCTATGAGGTCCTCCGGGAGACGAACCCTTCGCCCTACATGTTCCACGTGGACCTCGGAGACGGCGCGCTTCTCGGGGCTTCTCCCGAGACCTGTCTCAAGTTGACCGGGCGATCGCTCGAGATTCGCCCGATCGCGGGGACGGCACCCCGCGGCTTCGACGACGAGGGAACGATTGACGAAGAACTGGACACGCGGCTCGCCATCGGGCTCCTGCTCGACCGCAAAGAGCAGGCGGAGCATGCGATGCTGGTCGACCTCGCCCGAAACGACGTCGCCCGCGTCTCGGTCCCGGGGACGAGGCGGGTCGCCGCGCCGTTCACCGTCGAGAAGTACAGCCACGTTCAGCACCTGGTGAGCGGCGTCGAGGGTCAACTTCGCCCGGATCTCGACGCTCTTCACGCCTATCGCGCCGCGGCGAACATGGGGACTCTGACCGGGGCTCCCAAGCTCCGCGCGATGGAGCTCATTCGGGAGACCGAGCCTTATGCCCGGGGCTTCTACGGCGGCGCGGTCGGCTACCTGCTTCAGGACGGAACCTTCGACAGCTGCATCGCGATCCGCTCGCTGCGCTATGGGCGGGGACGCTATTACACGCGGACCGGCGCCGGCATCGTCGCCGACAGTCTGCCCGAGCGCGAGCTCCGGGAGACCGAGCACAAAGCCCGCGCGGTCCGCAACGCTGTGGCCGCCGCCGAGAGGGCCGCGTGA
- a CDS encoding aminodeoxychorismate/anthranilate synthase component II yields MNGRVLVLDNRDSFVFNLVDEFRSRGARVETLRTSLSLEELESHLVKMAPHLVVLSPGPGRPEDAGIMLRWLETDPTVPVLGICLGHQALAVAAGGTVDPAPAPVHGRSERIVVSADEPLFELLAPSFHAARYHSLVVSRVPDSMKVIATTADGNLVMALRHRERCRVGLQFHPESILTPSGRQILWRFLDEALLEGGER; encoded by the coding sequence GTGAACGGCCGCGTTCTCGTGCTCGACAATCGCGACAGTTTCGTGTTCAACCTCGTCGACGAGTTCCGGTCGCGAGGGGCTCGGGTCGAGACGCTCCGGACGAGCCTGTCGCTCGAGGAGCTCGAAAGTCATCTCGTGAAGATGGCACCCCATCTCGTCGTGCTCTCGCCCGGCCCCGGCCGACCCGAAGACGCCGGCATCATGCTGAGATGGCTCGAGACCGATCCCACGGTTCCCGTTCTCGGAATCTGTCTCGGACACCAGGCTCTCGCGGTGGCCGCGGGTGGGACGGTGGACCCCGCCCCCGCGCCGGTCCACGGCCGAAGCGAGCGCATCGTGGTCTCCGCGGACGAGCCCTTGTTCGAGCTCTTGGCCCCCTCGTTTCATGCCGCCCGTTACCATAGCCTCGTGGTTTCCCGCGTTCCGGATTCCATGAAGGTCATCGCCACCACGGCGGACGGGAATCTCGTGATGGCCCTCCGGCACCGCGAGCGGTGTCGCGTCGGTCTGCAATTCCACCCCGAATCGATCCTGACACCCTCGGGTCGTCAGATCCTGTGGCGGTTTCTCGACGAAGCTCTTCTTGAAGGAGGGGAGCGATGA
- the trpD gene encoding anthranilate phosphoribosyltransferase has protein sequence MIPDLIEKLLGGDAAEPKALEEALHRIMVGEVPQPLTAGLLVALRVREPDAATLAACARAMRAHRIAVQTEVRPLIDTCGTGGDRAATFNISTAAALVVSAAGGAVAKHGNRSVSSKAGSADVLEASGAALSLGPKEASMCLDATGFAFLFAPVFHPAMANVAPVRKALGIRTLFNLLGPLANPALAQRQLLGVYDPAMTRVMAEALMELGTESALVIHCEGLDEIGLHGVTEGHFVNDGKVERFTLEPDKLGLKKVPIDALRGGDAPVNAEILSRVLGGEEGPRADVVALNAAAALGVAGLSRDLTEGLEVARDVLRSGGAARVLTRYVETSRRLATEEGRH, from the coding sequence ATGATACCGGATCTGATCGAAAAACTACTCGGAGGCGATGCCGCGGAGCCGAAAGCGCTCGAGGAGGCGCTTCATCGAATCATGGTGGGCGAGGTGCCGCAGCCCCTTACGGCCGGGCTCCTGGTCGCTTTGCGGGTTCGCGAGCCCGACGCGGCGACCCTTGCCGCCTGTGCCCGCGCCATGAGAGCACACCGCATCGCGGTTCAGACCGAGGTGCGGCCCCTCATCGATACCTGCGGAACCGGGGGCGACCGGGCGGCCACATTCAATATCTCCACCGCGGCGGCTCTCGTCGTTTCCGCCGCGGGAGGGGCGGTGGCCAAGCACGGGAATCGGAGCGTCTCCTCGAAAGCGGGAAGCGCGGACGTGCTCGAGGCGAGCGGGGCGGCTCTCTCGCTCGGACCCAAGGAAGCGTCGATGTGTCTCGACGCGACCGGTTTTGCGTTTCTCTTTGCACCGGTTTTCCACCCGGCGATGGCCAACGTCGCGCCGGTGAGAAAGGCACTCGGCATCCGAACCTTATTCAACCTTCTGGGTCCGCTCGCAAACCCGGCGCTCGCCCAACGACAGCTCCTGGGCGTTTATGACCCGGCCATGACTAGAGTGATGGCGGAGGCCCTCATGGAACTGGGGACGGAAAGCGCGCTCGTAATCCATTGCGAGGGGCTCGACGAAATCGGCCTCCATGGAGTGACCGAGGGCCATTTCGTCAACGATGGGAAGGTGGAGCGATTCACGCTCGAGCCCGACAAGCTCGGCTTGAAGAAGGTGCCCATCGACGCGCTCCGCGGTGGCGACGCTCCGGTCAACGCCGAGATCCTGAGTCGCGTCCTGGGAGGGGAGGAGGGCCCGCGCGCCGACGTCGTAGCGCTCAATGCCGCGGCCGCTCTCGGCGTGGCCGGGCTCAGCCGCGACCTCACCGAGGGTCTCGAGGTCGCGCGCGACGTCTTGAGAAGCGGAGGCGCGGCGAGAGTGCTTACCCGCTATGTCGAAACGAGCCGACGGCTGGCCACCGAAGAGGGGCGGCACTGA